The proteins below are encoded in one region of Candidatus Protochlamydia phocaeensis:
- a CDS encoding catalase, which translates to MDNKNKRDIEDKNANEKIDQLSKAFNEPGEFLTNNQGVRVSDNQNTLKAGERGPSLLEDQFFREKITHFDHERIPERVVHARGSAAHGYFQVYESLADYTKAKFLQDPSVKTPVFVRFSTVLGFRGSADTVRDVRGFATRFYTEEGNFDLVGNNIPVFFIQDAIKFPDIIHAGKPQPLHEMPQASTAHDNFWDFISLTPESMHMIMWVLSDRALPRSYSTMEGFGIHTFRFINEEGKSRFVKFHWKPINGIYSLLFEETQIIAGKDPDFNRRDLWESIEMGNYPEFELGVQVLEEDELEKVEFDILDPTKIWPEEDIPVRKIGKMTLNRNPDNFFAETEQVAFHPGNIVSGIDFTNDPLLQGRLFSYIDTQLTRLGGPNFHEIPINRPIAPVHNNQRDGFMRQTINKGNVNYEPNSLGKGCPMQALWSQGGFASFPQKMSGEKVRKRPESFGDHYSQASLFWNSMSDAEKRHMIKGFHFELGKVQYMHIREKMVEHLNRINHALAIAVAEGIGVEPPTEDRSNRYNKSSPALSMDNHKTDSIKGRKVAVLAANGADYATIEKLIDLLEDEGATVKVIANRIGMLKAEDGQDFEIEQSYAITSSVLFDAVFVAGGKEIANQGDAIHFVNEAYRHCKPIGAIGEGVKLLQASSIKAIKFAGQGEGVSSELGIITAGKGIDIQSFFDQFKEALAKLRFWEREEKDQSQIPA; encoded by the coding sequence ATGGATAATAAGAATAAAAGGGATATCGAGGATAAAAATGCGAATGAGAAGATTGATCAACTGAGCAAGGCATTTAACGAACCAGGCGAGTTTTTGACGAACAATCAAGGCGTTCGGGTCAGCGATAATCAAAATACGTTGAAAGCCGGCGAACGCGGCCCTTCGTTATTGGAAGATCAATTCTTTCGGGAAAAGATTACGCATTTTGATCATGAACGCATTCCGGAAAGGGTTGTGCATGCCAGGGGGTCTGCCGCCCATGGCTATTTTCAAGTCTATGAATCCTTGGCAGATTATACGAAGGCCAAATTTCTGCAGGATCCGTCTGTTAAGACGCCTGTATTTGTCCGTTTTTCGACTGTATTGGGCTTTCGTGGTTCGGCAGATACGGTCCGTGATGTACGTGGGTTTGCTACCCGGTTCTATACGGAAGAGGGAAATTTTGATCTTGTTGGCAATAACATTCCCGTTTTTTTTATTCAGGACGCAATCAAATTCCCCGATATCATCCATGCAGGCAAGCCCCAGCCTCTTCATGAAATGCCTCAAGCCTCTACCGCCCATGATAATTTTTGGGATTTCATCTCGTTAACTCCTGAATCCATGCATATGATCATGTGGGTTTTATCTGACCGGGCGCTGCCACGCAGCTATAGCACGATGGAAGGCTTTGGCATTCATACGTTCCGTTTCATCAATGAAGAAGGCAAAAGCCGATTTGTAAAATTTCATTGGAAGCCCATTAACGGGATTTATTCCCTGCTTTTTGAAGAAACGCAAATCATTGCTGGCAAGGATCCCGATTTTAATCGTCGTGATCTATGGGAGTCTATAGAAATGGGAAATTACCCTGAATTTGAATTGGGTGTGCAAGTTTTAGAAGAGGACGAGTTGGAAAAAGTTGAATTCGATATTTTGGATCCGACCAAAATCTGGCCAGAAGAGGATATTCCGGTGAGAAAAATTGGGAAAATGACGCTTAATCGCAATCCAGACAATTTCTTTGCAGAGACAGAGCAGGTAGCTTTCCATCCGGGCAATATTGTTTCCGGCATCGATTTTACGAACGATCCTTTGCTGCAAGGGCGTCTCTTTTCATATATTGATACACAGTTGACCCGCCTGGGAGGACCGAATTTCCATGAAATTCCCATCAATCGTCCGATTGCGCCTGTTCACAATAACCAGCGCGATGGGTTTATGCGTCAGACAATTAATAAAGGCAATGTCAACTATGAACCCAATTCCTTAGGCAAAGGATGCCCTATGCAGGCCCTTTGGAGCCAAGGCGGATTTGCAAGTTTTCCGCAAAAAATGAGTGGAGAAAAGGTGCGCAAACGACCAGAGAGCTTTGGCGATCACTATAGCCAAGCTTCGCTTTTCTGGAATAGCATGTCAGATGCAGAGAAACGCCATATGATCAAAGGATTTCACTTTGAGCTTGGCAAAGTGCAGTATATGCATATCAGAGAGAAAATGGTCGAACATCTCAACCGCATTAATCATGCTTTAGCTATCGCTGTAGCTGAGGGCATCGGGGTTGAGCCTCCGACTGAAGATCGGAGCAATAGATATAACAAGAGTTCGCCTGCACTGAGCATGGATAACCACAAGACGGATTCCATTAAGGGCAGAAAGGTGGCCGTTTTAGCGGCCAATGGCGCTGATTATGCCACCATTGAAAAATTGATAGATCTGCTGGAAGATGAAGGTGCCACGGTGAAAGTCATTGCAAATAGGATAGGTATGTTAAAAGCAGAAGACGGCCAAGATTTTGAAATCGAACAAAGCTATGCCATTACAAGTTCAGTTTTATTTGATGCCGTATTTGTAGCAGGCGGAAAAGAGATTGCCAATCAAGGCGATGCCATTCATTTTGTCAATGAAGCTTACCGCCATTGCAAGCCGATCGGTGCAATCGGAGAGGGAGTGAAGCTCTTGCAAGCGTCTTCTATTAAAGCCATCAAATTTGCGGGGCAAGGAGAAGGTGTCTCTTCAGAATTGGGTATTATCACAGCAGGAAAAGGGATCGATATACAATCCTTCTTCGATCAGTTCAAGGAAGCATTGGCTAAGCTTCGCTTTTGGGAAAGGGAAGAAAAAGATCAAAGCCAAATTCCAGCTTAA
- a CDS encoding MarR family winged helix-turn-helix transcriptional regulator produces the protein MQAAFAAKLEKASISIPEWCILFVLFHDRQATPAWIAEQVGIDRAIISRTVEKLVKRSYIRRGRGADRRLN, from the coding sequence GTGCAAGCGGCTTTTGCGGCCAAATTAGAAAAAGCAAGCATTTCCATTCCGGAATGGTGTATCTTGTTCGTCTTATTCCATGACAGACAAGCCACGCCTGCTTGGATAGCCGAGCAAGTAGGGATTGATCGGGCGATAATTAGCCGGACGGTAGAAAAATTGGTGAAAAGGAGTTATATCCGGAGAGGACGAGGAGCGGATCGCCGCTTGAATTGA
- a CDS encoding SRPBCC family protein, with amino-acid sequence MLAKSVTKNVDIQASPKKVFLFISNPLNWPQYAIVNLKSARKGAEEGWYEIESIHGTGFVKTLANEEHGILDHIWKDPNAGWTVFVRVVPNGNGSTLTNTFFIPAHYDDQAFEKAMEGIEKELAVLKKILEA; translated from the coding sequence ATGCTAGCAAAATCAGTTACGAAAAATGTAGATATCCAAGCCAGTCCTAAAAAAGTCTTTCTCTTTATTTCTAATCCGCTTAATTGGCCTCAATATGCGATTGTCAATTTAAAATCTGCTCGCAAAGGAGCAGAGGAAGGCTGGTATGAGATTGAGAGCATTCACGGCACTGGCTTTGTCAAAACGCTGGCGAATGAGGAACATGGAATTTTAGACCATATCTGGAAAGACCCGAATGCAGGCTGGACCGTCTTTGTGCGCGTCGTTCCCAACGGCAATGGCTCTACGCTGACCAATACTTTTTTTATTCCCGCTCATTATGACGACCAGGCATTTGAAAAGGCAATGGAAGGCATTGAAAAGGAATTAGCTGTCCTAAAAAAGATTTTGGAAGCGTAG
- a CDS encoding DNA alkylation repair protein gives MQHGLFVEVQKSFQAAANPVRANKQQAYMRNLFPFFGLQTEARRALQKDVFSSFALSSEQEIEPLLRLLWNQREREYQYCAIDLAKYHIKKLSLLSLPLLQELIKQKSWWDTVDDLAVNLVGKLVGSELQLMDKWISDPDLWIRRTALICQLKRKSATDSHRLFEYCLQRAHEEDFFIRKAIGWALREYSKTNPLAVKNFIALNQSVLSGLSIREASKYV, from the coding sequence ATGCAGCATGGCTTATTTGTAGAAGTTCAGAAATCTTTTCAAGCAGCAGCAAATCCCGTGAGGGCTAATAAGCAGCAGGCTTATATGCGCAATCTTTTTCCCTTTTTCGGTCTGCAGACGGAGGCCCGCCGCGCTTTGCAAAAGGACGTTTTTTCTTCCTTTGCCCTCAGCTCCGAACAAGAAATAGAGCCTCTCTTAAGGCTATTATGGAATCAAAGGGAAAGAGAATATCAATACTGTGCGATAGATTTGGCTAAATATCATATAAAGAAGTTGTCCTTGCTCTCTCTTCCCCTTCTGCAGGAATTGATCAAGCAAAAATCCTGGTGGGATACCGTAGACGATCTGGCCGTCAATCTTGTTGGGAAGCTAGTAGGAAGCGAGCTTCAATTAATGGACAAATGGATCAGCGATCCCGATTTATGGATTAGGCGGACAGCCCTTATCTGCCAATTGAAGCGTAAGAGCGCAACGGATAGCCATCGCTTATTTGAATATTGCCTGCAAAGGGCGCATGAGGAAGACTTTTTTATTCGCAAGGCCATTGGATGGGCCCTGCGAGAGTATTCAAAGACCAATCCTCTAGCAGTGAAAAACTTTATCGCTCTCAACCAATCGGTCTTAAGCGGATTGAGCATACGCGAAGCGAGCAAATATGTGTGA
- a CDS encoding SET domain-containing protein-lysine N-methyltransferase, with protein sequence MNGSKMTPLHQAVIDDQASIVNQFKESEWRFYPDKHGFTPLELAQLLGRRQCQALLQKVKPFSVSVQLKDQSSLQVFNLEEFEQLFKITYRPFLTFPSYQVLEDCIRNCPYLLRFEWILIPKDEQDAFYQKQLADGAVADTFIKWIDPIMGYGLFAGSDFPEKAFVGEYTGIIQRVDRRRPHFNAYSFHYPTRFWSLKYFVIDPLREGNVMRFANHSNRPNLQPLWLVDRGVLHLIFIAKCFIPKGTELTFDYGSDYWMRRKRSNPSIGTE encoded by the coding sequence ATGAATGGTAGTAAGATGACCCCTTTGCATCAAGCCGTCATTGATGATCAGGCAAGCATTGTCAATCAATTCAAGGAGTCAGAATGGCGCTTTTATCCCGATAAGCATGGATTTACTCCTCTTGAGTTGGCGCAGTTGCTAGGCAGGCGGCAATGCCAAGCTCTCTTGCAAAAAGTAAAACCTTTTAGCGTTAGCGTTCAGCTCAAAGATCAATCTAGCCTGCAGGTATTTAATCTTGAAGAATTTGAACAGCTGTTTAAGATTACTTACCGCCCATTTTTAACTTTTCCCTCTTATCAAGTATTGGAAGATTGCATTCGCAATTGCCCGTATTTATTGCGTTTTGAATGGATTCTTATTCCCAAAGATGAACAAGATGCTTTTTATCAAAAACAGCTTGCTGACGGAGCTGTCGCAGACACTTTCATCAAATGGATTGATCCTATCATGGGGTATGGGTTATTTGCAGGCAGCGATTTTCCAGAGAAAGCCTTTGTGGGAGAATATACGGGAATAATTCAACGGGTTGATAGGCGCCGGCCCCATTTCAATGCCTACAGCTTTCATTATCCAACTCGCTTCTGGTCGTTAAAATATTTTGTCATTGATCCGCTCCGCGAAGGAAATGTGATGCGCTTTGCCAATCACAGCAATCGGCCAAACCTGCAGCCTCTTTGGTTGGTGGATCGAGGCGTGCTGCATCTCATCTTCATTGCCAAATGCTTTATTCCCAAAGGGACGGAATTAACTTTTGACTATGGCTCCGACTATTGGATGAGGCGCAAAAGAAGCAATCCATCAATTGGGACTGAATAG
- a CDS encoding SDR family oxidoreductase, whose protein sequence is MLASSSYSAQENASATSSRGQRFTDQVVIVTGASRGIGRGIANLFADEGAKVMLVGRDEERLKGVQAAIQKKGKKAFYIQADVSNPKDMESMVQDTLKHYGKVDVLCHNAGIYPHARLENMTLEEWQKVINVNLTGTFLAVKACLPCMKAQGCGKIVITSSISGPRTALPGYSHYTASKGGIAGFVKTAAVELAKYRININAVEPGNIMTEGLENLGEEHIQNMIRAIPLGRLGTPEDVAHAILFLASKEADYITGQSLIIDGGQTLPESHFSDY, encoded by the coding sequence ATGTTGGCTTCATCCTCATATTCTGCTCAAGAGAACGCTTCAGCCACATCTTCCCGTGGACAACGATTTACAGATCAAGTAGTCATTGTGACTGGGGCTTCGCGAGGGATTGGGCGAGGAATCGCCAATCTTTTTGCTGATGAAGGAGCCAAGGTCATGCTGGTTGGAAGAGATGAAGAGCGGCTTAAAGGCGTTCAAGCAGCCATTCAAAAAAAAGGCAAAAAGGCCTTCTATATTCAAGCGGATGTGAGCAATCCCAAAGACATGGAAAGCATGGTTCAGGACACTTTAAAGCACTATGGCAAAGTGGACGTGCTTTGCCACAATGCCGGCATCTATCCGCATGCTAGATTGGAGAATATGACACTCGAAGAATGGCAAAAAGTCATTAATGTTAATTTGACCGGAACCTTTTTAGCCGTCAAAGCGTGCCTTCCTTGCATGAAGGCTCAAGGATGCGGTAAAATTGTCATTACTTCTTCCATTTCCGGCCCGCGGACAGCTCTTCCTGGCTACTCGCATTATACGGCCTCTAAAGGTGGAATAGCGGGATTTGTGAAAACCGCTGCTGTCGAATTGGCAAAATATCGAATCAATATCAATGCGGTAGAGCCCGGCAATATCATGACGGAGGGTCTTGAGAATTTAGGGGAAGAGCATATTCAAAATATGATTCGTGCAATTCCTCTTGGGCGTTTGGGAACGCCTGAAGATGTCGCTCATGCCATTCTTTTCCTGGCTTCCAAAGAAGCGGATTATATTACGGGGCAAAGTTTGATTATAGATGGGGGACAGACACTGCCTGAAAGTCATTTTTCCGATTATTAA
- a CDS encoding phosphatidylglycerol lysyltransferase domain-containing protein → MELVSSLPLNESNQRERELCVKYGSSASEAMFDFPCHFFYLPDCTGTIAYRIESNCAVVFGDPICPPQETEKLAEGFYHYCQDAHLNIIYIIVSENFAKWAKSSHCSILMEVCQEFIFDPAMDPCQSSHRLQHRVDKAIKHGLTIHEYIPFDDEIEKKLKQVGEKWQQAIKGPHIYLGHLNFFESYVGKRWFYVKDGDQITSMLMLSRVEANQGWLLKFLATLPDAFHDTSEFLVTSVLSILRKENCRFLTKGMMPVDALGEINGFGPVFTGVVRGIYKIINWTFKFNKRKEYWLRYHPKAIPAYLLFSNPSIGLNEIKALIKVFRT, encoded by the coding sequence ATGGAATTAGTCAGCTCTTTACCACTAAATGAAAGCAATCAAAGAGAACGCGAATTATGTGTTAAATATGGCTCATCTGCTTCCGAAGCCATGTTTGACTTTCCCTGTCATTTCTTTTATCTTCCCGATTGTACGGGAACCATTGCTTATCGCATCGAATCCAACTGCGCTGTTGTCTTTGGAGATCCCATTTGTCCGCCTCAGGAGACTGAGAAATTGGCAGAAGGCTTCTACCACTATTGCCAAGATGCTCATTTAAATATCATTTATATCATTGTTTCTGAAAACTTTGCAAAGTGGGCGAAAAGCTCTCATTGCTCTATTTTAATGGAAGTATGCCAGGAATTTATCTTTGATCCTGCGATGGATCCTTGTCAGTCCAGCCATCGGCTGCAGCATCGAGTAGACAAAGCGATCAAGCATGGCCTGACTATTCATGAATATATCCCTTTTGATGACGAAATTGAAAAAAAATTGAAGCAGGTGGGAGAGAAATGGCAGCAAGCCATAAAAGGGCCGCACATTTATTTAGGTCACCTCAACTTTTTTGAGAGCTATGTAGGCAAGCGCTGGTTTTATGTCAAAGATGGCGATCAGATCACCTCCATGCTGATGCTCAGTCGAGTAGAGGCGAACCAAGGATGGTTGTTAAAGTTTTTGGCTACATTGCCGGATGCTTTTCACGATACCTCGGAGTTTTTGGTAACATCTGTCTTATCTATTCTCAGAAAGGAAAATTGCCGGTTTTTGACCAAAGGTATGATGCCCGTAGATGCTTTGGGAGAAATTAACGGTTTTGGCCCTGTATTTACAGGTGTTGTCAGGGGAATCTATAAAATCATCAATTGGACGTTTAAGTTTAATAAACGCAAAGAGTATTGGCTCCGTTATCATCCCAAAGCTATACCGGCTTATTTATTATTTTCTAATCCCTCTATTGGCTTAAATGAAATCAAAGCACTGATCAAAGTCTTTAGGACTTAA
- a CDS encoding histidine phosphatase family protein, protein MLTTDMQAVSNQQSWLYQDQPITQINGQLEVTTDVVQRIYFIRHGESALNGTATAGKGVRVIQGKNLGVPLTEKGIHQAEMLAAELKKYLPSEGLYVITSSHAKRAMQTAEKIYEELKPAVHCSFGKQYPGTAEQSHGEWEGRPRDYAYQRVMDAWNTLSASEKFSRPKFEGGESPKQVRERALVDLQQMVEEYKGKTIIHVIHCNALNALALTWSGLADALPTEEGTELPAVEFANCDMLLVEMPLEGKIYEAKNKMHIRLLPSN, encoded by the coding sequence ATGCTAACTACAGATATGCAAGCTGTAAGCAATCAACAGTCTTGGCTTTATCAAGATCAACCGATAACTCAAATCAATGGACAGTTGGAGGTGACAACAGATGTAGTTCAAAGAATTTACTTTATTCGTCACGGAGAAAGTGCTCTAAATGGCACGGCTACTGCTGGGAAGGGTGTGAGAGTTATTCAGGGAAAAAACTTAGGGGTTCCTTTGACGGAAAAGGGAATTCATCAGGCGGAAATGCTTGCGGCCGAATTAAAAAAATATTTGCCTTCAGAGGGGCTGTATGTCATTACCTCTTCTCATGCAAAAAGGGCGATGCAGACTGCTGAAAAAATTTATGAAGAGTTAAAGCCAGCGGTCCATTGCTCCTTTGGAAAGCAATATCCGGGTACAGCTGAGCAATCGCATGGAGAGTGGGAAGGCAGGCCGCGAGATTACGCTTATCAACGTGTCATGGATGCCTGGAATACACTTTCTGCAAGTGAAAAATTTAGCAGGCCTAAATTTGAAGGCGGCGAGAGCCCGAAACAGGTGAGAGAGCGTGCCTTGGTAGACTTGCAGCAAATGGTTGAAGAGTATAAGGGTAAGACAATTATTCATGTCATCCATTGCAATGCGCTTAATGCGTTAGCCCTGACCTGGAGCGGCCTTGCGGATGCTCTTCCAACTGAAGAAGGGACCGAGCTTCCTGCAGTCGAATTTGCAAATTGCGATATGCTTCTAGTCGAAATGCCTTTAGAAGGCAAGATTTACGAAGCAAAAAATAAAATGCATATTCGTTTATTGCCAAGCAATTAA